In a single window of the Candidatus Cloacimonadota bacterium genome:
- the dnaA gene encoding chromosomal replication initiator protein DnaA translates to MKSLELWNSILKEAKKTIGKQTYSTWFQKTEQFSLIENSLTIKAPSRFFADWLEQHYKSLLEEIAYNLTENKISIEFIGPQKKSNNISLKTYLITPRETGMNSRYTFDRFIVGNNNHFAYSAAKAIANEPGKVYNPLFMYGGVGLGKTHLMQAIGNYVVNNTRANRVYYTSSEDFTNDMITAIQKSTTLDFRKKFRNFDVLMIDDIQFLAGKEGSQEEFFHTFNTLYNAKKQIILTSDRPPKEIQKLEDRLVSRFEWGLIADLKKPNYETRFAILQQKCKEEDVELNHEILEFIANNCHHNIRELEGSLIKILAFTSYKNIRPLQLTIQDTKEILRDLMSNRNPPITINVIQEEVAKYFQIGKNQIKEPTRKKEIAFPRQIAMYLSSKLLPELSLLEIANHYNKKDHSTVIYAKKNILAKMDETPNFRSQINEIINIIEQ, encoded by the coding sequence ATGAAAAGTTTAGAATTGTGGAATAGTATTTTAAAAGAAGCAAAAAAAACGATTGGTAAACAGACCTATTCTACTTGGTTTCAAAAAACCGAGCAGTTCAGTCTAATTGAAAATTCGTTAACGATCAAAGCACCGTCCAGATTTTTTGCAGATTGGTTGGAACAGCATTACAAATCTCTTTTGGAAGAAATAGCTTACAACCTTACTGAGAATAAAATTTCAATAGAGTTTATTGGACCTCAAAAAAAATCAAACAATATTTCGTTGAAAACTTACCTAATTACTCCTCGTGAAACAGGAATGAATTCGCGATATACTTTTGATAGATTTATTGTCGGCAATAATAACCATTTTGCATATTCCGCAGCAAAAGCTATTGCGAATGAACCGGGAAAAGTTTACAATCCCCTTTTTATGTACGGGGGTGTTGGTCTGGGAAAAACTCATTTAATGCAAGCCATCGGGAATTACGTTGTCAATAACACAAGAGCTAATCGTGTTTATTACACTTCATCTGAAGATTTTACAAACGACATGATCACTGCAATCCAAAAAAGCACTACGCTGGATTTCCGCAAAAAATTTCGCAATTTCGATGTGTTGATGATCGATGATATTCAATTTTTAGCAGGAAAAGAGGGTAGTCAGGAAGAATTTTTTCACACTTTCAACACCTTGTATAACGCAAAAAAACAGATTATACTTACCAGTGATCGTCCTCCCAAAGAAATTCAAAAATTAGAAGACCGTCTTGTTTCAAGATTCGAATGGGGTTTAATTGCCGACTTAAAAAAACCGAATTACGAGACTCGCTTTGCGATTCTACAACAGAAATGTAAAGAGGAAGATGTTGAATTAAATCATGAAATTCTTGAATTTATCGCTAATAATTGCCATCACAATATCAGAGAATTGGAAGGATCATTGATTAAGATACTTGCTTTCACTTCCTATAAAAACATTCGCCCCTTGCAACTCACAATTCAGGACACTAAAGAAATTCTCAGAGACTTGATGTCAAACAGAAACCCCCCGATAACAATAAATGTAATTCAAGAAGAAGTGGCAAAATATTTTCAAATTGGTAAAAACCAGATCAAAGAACCAACTCGAAAAAAAGAAATTGCTTTCCCGAGACAAATCGCTATGTACCTTTCCTCAAAACTTTTACCTGAATTATCTCTATTAGAAATTGCCAATCATTACAATAAAAAAGATCACTCCACTGTTATTTATGCTAAAAAAAATATTTTAGCTAAAATGGACGAAACTCCAAATTTTCGCTCGCAAATTAACGAAATTATTAATATAATCGAACAATGA
- a CDS encoding DNRLRE domain-containing protein, with protein sequence MNKKFIFSIFAITLIIVACTSKKSPFGIQYDYIIESDTLLNVFSFTESYEDSIKNYYEDPTIVVGSFHDVIAKGVFRFLSLPDTTWLDSISQINTCKIRIVKRNQLGDDFNIQINKLQKQWLESTVIWDTLNNYIGEEIQTFSTAVDTSLGDTITFSFDKTVVENWIEQDTINYGIIFSAPEITNNFAEFYSAETDYAPQLQIIYTKSTGSLDTLFYDVSKDAYIAKNNNNSSLDYGAIANLPPTRMRFSLDKDSLVNLLINAISDSFPNPDPEKISINYAELIFDSTCIDSSFNSSIYLDIKPYYIIDTLDVSYSSVSGSSISDFDEDEEFFKVNITGITQGILRDSFEYNQFLLKSVYENIDFSFLRFSEDFNPKLRILFTYNIETGTTNSTNLTN encoded by the coding sequence ATGAATAAAAAATTTATTTTCAGCATTTTTGCTATAACATTAATTATTGTAGCATGCACAAGTAAAAAAAGTCCATTCGGAATACAATACGATTATATTATCGAATCAGATACTCTTTTAAATGTATTTTCATTTACAGAATCCTATGAAGATAGCATCAAAAATTATTACGAAGATCCTACAATCGTAGTGGGATCATTTCATGATGTAATCGCCAAAGGTGTCTTCAGATTTCTTTCTTTACCGGATACAACTTGGTTGGACTCAATTTCGCAAATAAACACTTGCAAAATTCGGATTGTAAAAAGAAATCAGTTGGGAGATGATTTTAATATTCAGATTAACAAACTCCAAAAACAATGGCTGGAAAGTACAGTCATTTGGGATACTCTCAATAATTATATTGGCGAAGAAATACAGACCTTTTCTACTGCAGTGGACACAAGTTTGGGAGATACTATTACATTTTCCTTTGATAAAACTGTAGTTGAAAATTGGATTGAACAGGATACGATAAATTACGGAATTATTTTCTCTGCACCCGAAATAACAAATAATTTTGCAGAATTCTATTCAGCCGAAACCGACTATGCACCCCAATTGCAAATTATATACACTAAATCTACCGGAAGTTTAGATACCTTATTTTACGATGTTAGCAAAGACGCTTATATTGCGAAAAACAATAACAATTCCTCTTTGGATTATGGTGCTATTGCAAACTTACCCCCAACGAGAATGAGATTTTCTTTGGATAAGGATTCGTTAGTTAATTTATTAATAAACGCAATAAGCGATAGCTTCCCAAATCCCGATCCTGAAAAAATATCCATCAATTATGCCGAATTAATTTTCGATTCCACGTGCATTGATAGTTCTTTCAACTCTTCAATTTATTTGGATATAAAGCCGTATTATATCATCGATACATTAGATGTTTCATACAGTAGCGTATCCGGAAGCAGTATTTCTGATTTTGATGAAGATGAGGAATTTTTCAAGGTGAATATCACAGGAATCACACAGGGAATCTTACGAGATAGTTTTGAGTATAACCAATTCCTCTTAAAATCAGTATATGAAAACATAGATTTTTCTTTCCTTAGATTTAGCGAAGATTTTAATCCGAAATTGCGAATTTTGTTTACTTATAACATTGAAACCGGAACCACGAATTCCACAAATCTCACGAATTGA